A window of Pueribacillus theae contains these coding sequences:
- a CDS encoding SDR family NAD(P)-dependent oxidoreductase: MDFNGEIVLITGAAGGIGKETARLFHEQGAKLVLVDLDKNALEKIAFELNLKDYLLFPADVRNEVDVKSFVQASVSKYGKIDVFFNNAGIVGRYGQVTEISTDDFEKVMSVNVKGVFYGLKHVLDVMIKQKSGSIVNTSSIAGLKGSPGLAPYSASKHAVIGLTKTAALEVGEDGIRVNAICPAPVNTQMMRSLDAIKYPNNPLRAKEEYEKRIPIKRYSEPNEIAELVLFLSSEKASYITGGCYQIDGGSSV, from the coding sequence ATGGATTTCAACGGAGAAATAGTATTAATAACCGGAGCAGCAGGTGGCATAGGAAAGGAAACCGCACGCCTATTTCACGAACAGGGAGCAAAGTTAGTATTAGTAGATTTAGATAAGAATGCTTTAGAGAAAATCGCTTTTGAATTAAATTTAAAAGACTATCTTCTCTTTCCCGCAGATGTGAGAAATGAAGTAGATGTGAAATCTTTTGTGCAAGCTTCAGTGAGTAAATATGGAAAAATAGATGTATTTTTTAATAACGCAGGGATAGTTGGAAGGTATGGGCAAGTAACAGAAATTTCAACTGATGATTTTGAGAAAGTAATGAGTGTTAATGTAAAAGGAGTATTTTATGGACTAAAGCATGTTTTGGATGTGATGATAAAGCAAAAGTCAGGTAGTATTGTTAATACTTCTTCGATTGCTGGCTTAAAAGGATCACCAGGTCTCGCACCATATTCAGCATCAAAGCATGCGGTTATAGGGTTAACAAAAACAGCAGCTTTAGAAGTTGGAGAAGACGGTATCCGAGTTAATGCCATTTGTCCTGCTCCTGTAAATACTCAAATGATGCGCTCACTTGATGCAATTAAATATCCTAATAATCCTTTAAGGGCAAAAGAGGAATATGAAAAACGTATTCCTATTAAACGATATTCTGAACCAAATGAAATTGCAGAATTAGTTTTATTTCTATCCTCTGAGAAGGCTTCCTATATAACGGGTGGATGTTATCAAATTGATGGTGGAAGTAGTGTATAA
- a CDS encoding SDR family NAD(P)-dependent oxidoreductase, protein MRRLEGKVALITGAAMGQGEAMARLFVKEGANVVLADMSEKVKETAEKITNEEGGEAKYIQMDVSNSSDWNKTAEYIERMYSRLDILVNNAGIPGRKSIKELTEDEWVKIMDVDAKGVFLGMKSTLELLKKSGHGSIVNNSSIWALVGSGAAASYHAAKGAVRMLTKTAAIEFAPFGIRVNCIHPGIVRTPMTEVLLADSKESWRIGPLGRPAEPYEIAYAVLFFASDESSYITGVDLPVDGGYTAR, encoded by the coding sequence ATGAGACGACTTGAAGGTAAAGTAGCGTTAATAACAGGTGCTGCTATGGGTCAAGGAGAGGCAATGGCAAGATTATTTGTTAAAGAAGGCGCCAATGTTGTATTAGCTGATATGAGTGAGAAGGTAAAAGAAACCGCTGAAAAAATCACTAATGAAGAGGGGGGAGAAGCAAAATACATACAAATGGATGTTTCGAATTCTAGTGATTGGAACAAAACCGCTGAATATATAGAAAGAATGTATAGCAGACTAGATATTCTTGTTAATAATGCTGGAATTCCTGGTCGTAAGTCGATAAAAGAATTGACAGAGGATGAGTGGGTGAAAATTATGGATGTGGATGCTAAAGGTGTTTTTCTTGGAATGAAATCAACATTAGAGCTTTTGAAAAAGAGTGGACATGGTTCTATTGTTAATAACTCATCCATTTGGGCGTTAGTTGGAAGTGGAGCAGCTGCCTCATATCATGCGGCAAAAGGAGCCGTTAGAATGTTAACTAAAACCGCTGCAATTGAATTTGCTCCATTTGGTATAAGGGTAAATTGTATTCATCCCGGAATTGTAAGAACACCAATGACAGAGGTATTATTAGCCGATTCGAAGGAATCATGGCGAATTGGACCATTAGGAAGGCCAGCTGAACCATACGAAATTGCTTATGCAGTGTTATTTTTTGCATCTGATGAATCTTCTTATATAACGGGAGTTGATTTACCTGTGGATGGCGGGTATACAGCTCGTTAG